A single Candidatus Binataceae bacterium DNA region contains:
- a CDS encoding conjugal transfer protein TraD, producing MRVHHLANLGGLIALAGLDLEPPDYLLGALLSVAQETRRLSPSERERVARLGRVKLDQRATGKRAWKSWQRAQDLHG from the coding sequence TTGCGGGTCCATCACCTGGCGAATCTCGGCGGCCTGATAGCTCTGGCCGGGCTCGATCTCGAACCGCCGGATTACCTGCTTGGGGCGCTCCTGAGCGTCGCGCAGGAGACGCGTCGGCTCTCGCCGAGCGAGCGTGAACGGGTCGCGCGATTGGGGCGAGTGAAACTCGATCAGCGGGCGACCGGCAAGCGGGCGTGGAAGTCGTGGCAACGAGCGCAGGATCTGCATGGCTGA